One Mesorhizobium sp. L-2-11 genomic region harbors:
- a CDS encoding NAD(P)/FAD-dependent oxidoreductase: MDDVIIIGGSFAGLAAALQLGRARRKVTVLDTGLPRNRFAGHSHGLLGHDHKPPLDILAEARQQLARYPTIRLVNARADSVSGAIDDFSVLTADGASLGARRLILSYGVADQMPDVPGFAEGWGTSIVPCPYCDGFEVAGQHWGLVWSGRQSHNQVRLFHDWTDRLTVFADGHDIPPDIRADLTRRNTPVVDGRIIEIAHHGGHNATVKLDTGTNVAVDILFAHPRNKPSANLHETLGLATVDTPLGIILKVDERRETSMPGIYAAGDLANPLTPPSVTLASSHGAMAGIFAQQSMLV, from the coding sequence ATGGATGACGTCATCATCATCGGCGGCAGCTTTGCCGGTCTCGCCGCCGCCTTGCAGCTCGGCCGTGCCCGCCGCAAAGTCACCGTTCTCGATACCGGCCTGCCGCGCAATCGCTTCGCCGGCCACTCGCATGGTCTGCTCGGCCACGATCACAAGCCACCGCTGGACATCCTGGCCGAGGCGCGGCAGCAGCTGGCGCGTTATCCCACGATCAGGCTGGTCAATGCCCGGGCCGACAGCGTCTCCGGCGCCATCGACGATTTCTCCGTACTCACTGCCGATGGCGCAAGCCTTGGCGCGCGCCGCCTGATCCTGAGCTATGGCGTCGCCGACCAGATGCCTGATGTTCCGGGCTTTGCCGAAGGCTGGGGCACCTCCATCGTGCCCTGCCCCTATTGCGACGGCTTTGAAGTCGCCGGCCAGCATTGGGGCCTCGTCTGGTCCGGCCGGCAGTCGCACAATCAGGTCAGGCTGTTCCACGATTGGACCGACAGGTTGACGGTCTTCGCCGATGGTCACGACATTCCGCCCGATATCCGGGCCGATCTGACGCGCCGCAACACACCTGTCGTCGATGGCCGGATCATCGAGATCGCCCATCACGGGGGCCATAACGCCACCGTCAAGCTCGATACCGGCACAAATGTCGCGGTCGACATCCTGTTCGCGCATCCGCGCAACAAGCCGTCCGCAAACCTCCATGAAACACTGGGCCTCGCCACGGTCGATACGCCCCTCGGCATCATCCTCAAGGTCGACGAGCGCCGCGAAACCAGCATGCCCGGCATCTACGCCGCCGGCGACCTCGCCAACCCCCTTACGCCGCCATCGGTCACCCTGGCATCATCGCACGGCGCGATGGCGGGTATCTTCGCCCAGCAGTCGATGCTGGTTTGA
- a CDS encoding methyltransferase family protein → MAVEPDSAGVRFPPPFVYLGALLLGLAAERFVTLRSFGIDWRLLVATGALLFVAGAAMILAAAGLFRRLGTNVPPSQPTTLIATTGPYRWTRNAMYLGMALTYAGLAIGFDGPIAFALLPLVLIAIQTQVIAREERYLEAKFGDDYRRYKAEVRRWL, encoded by the coding sequence ATGGCCGTCGAACCGGACAGCGCGGGTGTGCGCTTCCCTCCGCCCTTCGTCTATCTGGGAGCGCTGCTGTTGGGGCTGGCGGCGGAGCGGTTCGTCACCCTGCGCTCTTTCGGCATCGACTGGCGGTTGCTGGTCGCGACGGGCGCGCTGCTGTTCGTTGCCGGCGCGGCGATGATCCTTGCGGCGGCGGGGCTGTTCCGGCGGCTGGGCACCAACGTTCCGCCGTCGCAGCCAACGACCCTCATCGCAACGACCGGTCCTTATCGGTGGACCCGCAATGCCATGTATCTCGGCATGGCGCTTACCTATGCCGGCCTTGCGATCGGCTTCGACGGGCCGATCGCCTTCGCCTTGCTCCCGTTGGTGCTGATCGCGATCCAGACGCAGGTGATCGCCCGCGAGGAGCGCTATCTCGAAGCGAAGTTCGGCGACGACTACCGCCGCTACAAGGCCGAGGTTCGCCGCTGGCTCTGA
- a CDS encoding NADH-quinone oxidoreductase subunit J family protein, with protein MDQAFFLLFAAASVITALTVVLARNPVHSALALMACFLQISAIFVLLEAPLLAVIQIFVYVGAIMVLFLFVIMMIDVREAVLQRFLPGGNLPALVLLVLLGAEMLVLVLWSDRFSVTEPVAMRGGDQIRQLSTTLFADYLLPFEAASVILLAALVGAIVLARKEQG; from the coding sequence ATGGATCAGGCGTTCTTTCTTCTGTTCGCTGCGGCGTCCGTGATCACGGCACTGACCGTGGTCCTGGCGCGGAATCCGGTTCACAGCGCATTGGCGCTGATGGCGTGTTTCCTGCAGATCTCGGCAATCTTCGTCTTGCTCGAGGCACCGTTGCTCGCTGTCATCCAGATCTTCGTCTATGTCGGCGCAATCATGGTCCTGTTCCTGTTCGTGATCATGATGATCGATGTGCGCGAAGCGGTGTTGCAGCGGTTCTTGCCGGGCGGCAACCTGCCGGCTCTGGTGCTGCTCGTCCTGCTTGGGGCCGAGATGCTTGTACTGGTGCTCTGGAGCGACCGCTTTTCGGTCACGGAGCCCGTCGCGATGCGCGGCGGCGATCAGATCAGGCAGCTCAGCACGACACTTTTCGCCGACTATCTCCTACCGTTTGAAGCCGCCTCCGTGATCCTGCTGGCGGCCCTGGTCGGCGCCATCGTGCTGGCGCGGAAGGAGCAGGGGTGA
- the nuoK gene encoding NADH-quinone oxidoreductase subunit NuoK has product MVPLWWYILLGVVLFVIGAAGVLLRRNILVVLMSLELLLNSVNINFIAFGRYYDDFRGQIFAIFVIAITAAEVAVALGILVALVRNKSTLKVDDVTMMKG; this is encoded by the coding sequence ATGGTTCCGCTCTGGTGGTATATTTTGCTCGGAGTGGTCCTGTTCGTGATCGGAGCGGCGGGCGTGCTGCTCAGGCGCAACATCCTGGTCGTGCTGATGTCGCTGGAGTTGCTGCTCAACTCGGTCAACATCAATTTCATCGCTTTCGGGCGTTACTACGACGATTTCCGCGGGCAGATCTTCGCGATCTTCGTCATCGCAATCACCGCGGCGGAGGTTGCGGTCGCCCTCGGGATTCTGGTCGCCCTCGTGAGGAACAAGTCCACCCTCAAGGTCGACGACGTGACCATGATGAAAGGATAG
- a CDS encoding TetR/AcrR family transcriptional regulator — translation MTEISQGRRGRPANEALGQTIVDAAGELFAELGFQATTLDMVAQRAKISKLSIYRHFENKEALFSAAFAARCHQFVPQALFEGVGGSAEDQLMAVGSSLLRTLLRPGVRSVEAMVMTDRTNQQALSKLHYEAGPAHIIAQIEALLRQLHAKAVLNVPDPLRSARLFAALFKGSDLLIIARFDQARAEDDNEIESYCRSAVAMFIAAHGGNDHAGG, via the coding sequence GTGACCGAAATTAGCCAGGGCCGGCGCGGCCGGCCCGCCAACGAGGCGCTTGGCCAAACGATAGTCGACGCCGCGGGCGAACTCTTTGCGGAACTGGGTTTTCAAGCGACGACATTGGACATGGTCGCCCAGCGGGCGAAGATATCCAAGCTCAGCATCTACAGGCACTTCGAGAACAAGGAGGCGCTGTTCAGCGCGGCCTTTGCGGCCCGCTGCCATCAGTTTGTACCACAGGCCCTTTTTGAAGGCGTCGGCGGTTCGGCCGAAGATCAGCTCATGGCGGTGGGATCATCCCTGCTTCGCACGCTGTTGCGCCCGGGCGTCCGCAGTGTCGAAGCCATGGTCATGACCGACAGGACGAATCAACAGGCGTTGAGCAAGCTCCATTACGAAGCCGGCCCCGCCCACATCATCGCCCAAATCGAGGCCCTGTTGCGTCAGTTGCACGCGAAGGCGGTTCTGAACGTGCCCGATCCTCTCCGGTCTGCCCGCTTGTTTGCCGCGCTTTTCAAAGGATCCGATCTCCTGATTATCGCACGCTTCGATCAGGCGAGAGCAGAGGACGACAACGAAATCGAATCCTATTGCCGGTCGGCCGTCGCCATGTTCATCGCCGCGCACGGTGGCAACGACCACGCGGGCGGATAA
- a CDS encoding IS256 family transposase, protein MTKREVRLSRGELKALLLSDEDGFRRVLQTVVQEALEAEMTEAIGAEKGERTTERVGYRSGYYERKLVTRVGVLELRVPQDRAGRFSTELFERYQRSEKALVSALVEMYVQGVSTRKVKAITEDLCGHSFSASTVSQATARLDEALKAFFEQRLAEPYPYLILDARYERAREAGVIASQAVLVAIGVDWEGRRQVLGVELANRESHSSWRAFVAGLKQRGLAGVEFVVSDDHPGLRAAIREVLPEAVWQRCYVHFLRNALDYVPRKVDDDCLMELRWFYDRRDLAEVKRDLAQWIAKWQAKYPKLVDWVENNIEETLSFYRLPLPHHKHMKSTNMLERLNQEIKRRTLVVRIFPNPQSCLRLVRALAVEIHENWLEATRYLNMDHLREHKKENLRALAA, encoded by the coding sequence ATGACCAAGCGAGAGGTTAGACTGAGCAGAGGCGAGTTGAAAGCGTTGCTGTTGTCGGATGAGGACGGCTTCCGCAGAGTTTTGCAGACTGTGGTGCAGGAGGCTTTGGAAGCCGAGATGACGGAGGCGATCGGGGCCGAGAAAGGCGAGCGGACGACGGAGCGGGTTGGTTACCGGTCCGGCTATTACGAACGCAAGCTTGTGACGCGGGTTGGCGTGCTGGAACTTCGGGTTCCGCAAGATCGGGCCGGCCGGTTCTCGACGGAGTTGTTTGAGCGTTACCAGCGCTCGGAGAAGGCACTGGTATCGGCGCTGGTCGAGATGTACGTGCAAGGCGTGTCGACGCGCAAGGTGAAGGCGATCACCGAGGATCTGTGCGGCCATTCCTTCTCGGCCTCGACGGTAAGCCAGGCGACGGCGCGGCTGGATGAGGCGCTGAAGGCGTTCTTTGAGCAGCGGCTTGCCGAACCTTACCCGTACCTCATTCTGGACGCGCGCTACGAGCGGGCGCGCGAGGCCGGCGTGATCGCCAGCCAGGCCGTCTTGGTGGCGATCGGCGTCGACTGGGAAGGCCGGCGCCAGGTGCTCGGTGTCGAGCTGGCCAACCGTGAAAGCCATTCGAGCTGGCGCGCGTTCGTGGCAGGGCTCAAGCAGCGCGGGCTCGCCGGCGTCGAGTTTGTCGTCTCCGACGACCATCCGGGGCTCAGGGCAGCGATCCGCGAAGTCCTGCCCGAGGCAGTCTGGCAGCGCTGTTACGTGCACTTCCTCAGAAACGCGCTCGATTATGTGCCGCGCAAGGTCGATGACGACTGCCTGATGGAGCTCAGATGGTTCTATGACCGGCGCGACCTCGCCGAGGTCAAGCGCGACCTGGCGCAGTGGATCGCCAAATGGCAGGCCAAATACCCGAAGCTGGTGGATTGGGTGGAGAACAACATCGAGGAGACGCTGAGCTTCTATCGGCTGCCGCTGCCGCATCACAAGCACATGAAGTCGACGAACATGCTGGAGCGGCTGAACCAGGAGATCAAGCGGCGCACCCTGGTCGTTCGCATCTTCCCCAACCCGCAGAGCTGTTTGCGGCTGGTTCGGGCATTGGCGGTGGAGATCCACGAGAACTGGCTCGAGGCGACCCGCTACCTCAACATGGATCATCTGCGCGAGCACAAGAAGGAGAACCTGAGGGCACTGGCCGCCTGA
- a CDS encoding monovalent cation/H+ antiporter subunit D family protein — protein sequence MDPVISIRPLLAVAVAGLAALAVLLLNNREKPRDLVSPLAAIAMFAIVASMAPTVLAGGTVDLRLFEILPGIDFAFRVDALGMVFATVSSLLWIVAAIYSIGYMRHLNEHAQTRFFACFATSLAAAVGGAFAANLFTLVIFYEVLSLVTYPLVYHHEDEEGWTGSRKYLVYLMGASKSVLLAALALTYHLAGSLDFVPGGLLAGVDASPALMTVVYFCYLFGFAKAAVMPMHAWLPAAMVAPTPVSALLHAVAVVKMGVFCVLRVVFHVFGTGLVDGLGLGIATAYLVSFTILMASIYALTRDDLKARLAYSTVSQLSYIVLGAVLLSPVAMVGGIIHIAAHAFSKITLFFCAGSIYCASGKRNISDMAGIGRRLPWTMGAFFVASLSMIGVPPTAGFVSKWYLALGSVEAGEIAFLIVLLVSSVLNAAYFLPVSYVAFFGTETQESPATVREIPMVTIPLVATAILSVSMGIFPGYFLTLAEGVVR from the coding sequence TTGGACCCGGTGATATCGATCCGGCCGCTGCTTGCCGTCGCCGTCGCAGGCCTGGCGGCCCTTGCAGTTCTCCTTCTGAACAACCGCGAGAAACCCCGCGATCTCGTCTCGCCCTTAGCCGCGATCGCCATGTTCGCAATTGTCGCCTCGATGGCACCCACGGTGCTGGCCGGCGGGACGGTCGATTTGCGCCTGTTCGAGATTCTGCCGGGGATCGACTTCGCTTTCCGGGTCGATGCGCTCGGCATGGTGTTTGCCACCGTCTCGTCGCTCTTGTGGATCGTGGCGGCGATCTATTCCATCGGTTACATGCGCCACTTGAACGAGCACGCGCAGACCCGGTTCTTCGCTTGCTTTGCGACCAGCCTCGCGGCGGCCGTCGGGGGCGCCTTCGCCGCCAATCTGTTCACGCTGGTGATCTTCTACGAGGTGCTCAGCCTCGTTACCTATCCGCTCGTCTATCACCACGAGGACGAAGAGGGATGGACGGGTAGCCGCAAGTATCTCGTCTATTTGATGGGCGCGTCGAAAAGCGTGCTTCTCGCCGCGCTGGCGCTGACCTACCATCTGGCGGGGTCGCTCGACTTCGTGCCAGGCGGGCTGCTGGCCGGGGTCGATGCCTCGCCGGCGCTGATGACCGTGGTCTACTTCTGCTATCTGTTCGGCTTCGCCAAGGCCGCGGTGATGCCGATGCACGCCTGGCTGCCTGCCGCTATGGTCGCGCCGACACCGGTCAGCGCACTCTTGCATGCGGTGGCCGTGGTCAAGATGGGCGTGTTCTGCGTGCTGCGGGTGGTGTTCCATGTCTTCGGCACGGGGCTGGTGGACGGGCTGGGGCTCGGCATCGCAACGGCCTATCTGGTCTCGTTCACCATCCTGATGGCGTCCATCTACGCCCTGACGCGGGACGACCTGAAGGCGCGGCTCGCCTATTCGACGGTCAGCCAACTCTCCTACATCGTTCTGGGCGCGGTCCTGCTGTCGCCGGTCGCGATGGTCGGCGGGATCATCCACATTGCGGCGCATGCGTTCTCCAAGATCACGCTCTTTTTCTGCGCCGGGTCGATCTATTGCGCGTCCGGCAAGCGGAACATCAGCGACATGGCCGGCATCGGCCGCAGGCTGCCCTGGACGATGGGCGCGTTCTTCGTGGCCTCACTCAGCATGATCGGGGTACCGCCGACCGCGGGCTTCGTCAGCAAGTGGTATCTGGCGCTGGGCTCGGTGGAGGCGGGGGAGATTGCGTTCCTGATCGTGCTCTTGGTGAGTTCGGTCCTGAACGCCGCCTACTTCCTGCCGGTCAGCTATGTCGCTTTTTTCGGGACGGAGACACAGGAAAGTCCGGCGACGGTCCGTGAAATTCCAATGGTGACGATCCCGCTGGTCGCGACCGCGATCCTGTCGGTGTCGATGGGTATTTTCCCCGGCTATTTTCTCACCCTGGCGGAAGGAGTGGTCAGATGA
- a CDS encoding CBS domain-containing protein, producing MNVKSILEDKGRAVETIGPNETLAVAINRLAEHRIGALVVTNSDRKVVGIVSERDVVCALDKHGAAALEQSVRHAMTAKVKLCTENHTINQVMEIMTTGRFRHLPVVKNGQLDGIVSIGDVVKKRIEEVEHEAEEIIHYIWAG from the coding sequence ATGAACGTCAAATCGATTCTCGAGGACAAGGGTCGAGCCGTCGAGACGATCGGCCCGAACGAGACGCTCGCCGTGGCGATCAACAGGCTCGCCGAACACAGGATCGGCGCACTGGTCGTTACCAATAGTGATCGCAAGGTGGTCGGCATCGTGTCCGAGCGCGACGTCGTCTGCGCCTTGGACAAGCATGGGGCTGCGGCGCTGGAGCAGAGTGTCCGTCACGCAATGACCGCCAAGGTCAAGCTCTGCACCGAGAACCACACGATCAACCAGGTCATGGAGATCATGACCACAGGCCGCTTCCGCCACCTGCCCGTGGTGAAGAACGGCCAACTGGACGGCATCGTTTCGATCGGCGACGTGGTGAAGAAGCGCATCGAGGAGGTCGAGCACGAGGCCGAAGAGATTATTCACTACATCTGGGCGGGGTAA